The sequence GCGGGGAACTCCGCTTTTTTTAACGCTTGAGTAAACTTTCTTACTACATTTCTGATTTTTTTCGGAACCATTTCCAAATCTCTTTTGTGGCTTCCAGATATTTTCTGGAATAAATTTTATCCACTTTTTTGTAAAAGGCCTGCAAATCTTCCGGGTAGCGCGCTTCCATATTAAATTTGTTTATCTGGTCGAGCAATTCAATTTGAGCCTTGGAAAGTTGCAAATTTGTTTTGGCCGCGAGATAGAGTAAATTGTGCGTGTAAGGAGGATGATCTTTGATGGCACGCGTAACCATGGCTTTTAACAATTTTTCGAGGGAAAGATGACATAAAAAAAGACAATAATCATATTTTCCCGTGTGAAACAGGGCACGAGCCATTTCCAGATCATGCTCCGCTGATTCGAGCCAATACTTCACCACTTTGGAAACATCTCTCAGCGTCATGATTCATGGCCTAACAAATTTTTTCTTTTGTGACAACGGAGAATCCTAAAAAAACATCTCTTTGAGAATGACGAGAGTGCCAAGAGTCCAGCAATAGTAGGCGAAGTTTGCGAATTTTCCCTGACGCATCCAGCGGAGCATGAGTCCAATGCAATTATAGCCGACAAAACCGGCCATCACGGCGCCCAAAAACGCTGACAAAATCATGGGGGGTGCCATGTGGGATAAGTGGCGCAATTCTAAAATGACCGCGCCGCCAACAATTGGAATCATCATGAAGAATGAAAAACGGAAAGACGATTCGGGGTTGAGTTTCACAAAAAGTCCCGCGGAGATGCTGGTGCCGGATCTTGAAATTCCGGGAAGGATTGAAAAAATTTGTGCGATCCCGATGAGGAGTGCTTGTTTGAAGATAATATTTTCAAGGAGCACCGTATTGTTCTGCACTTTGCGTGTGGCATTGATGATGGCTCCGGTGATGAGCAGAAACAAAGCCACCATCATGGTATCGGAAAAAAGATCTTCAAAAAATTGATGAAAAAAGACTCCGACAAAACAAACCGGAATAATTCCCAGAATCACCAACCCTCCCAAACGCCTCGCGGACGATTCTTTGACGACAGTGGGAATCTGTTTTGTTTTTAATTTCGCGCGCCACGGTTTGATCCAGACTCCAATAAGCCACGCCAGATCCCAGCGGAAAAAAAGGATTGCCGCAACTAAAGTTCCCACATGCAAAGAGACATCGAAAGCGGCCATTGTTTGCGCCGATTCCCGAATCCCCATCCAATTTTGCGCGATGACAAGATGCGCGGAGCTGGAGACCGGAAAAAATTCCGTGGCCCCCTGAATGAAACCAAGAACAATCGCTTTGTACCAAGTTAACATTATTTCTTTTGCCTTGTTTGTTTTTGGGAAAGGATTGTGCGGATTCTGTTGGTAAGGGAAACAGTCTCATAGGGTTTCCGGATATAATCCTCCACCCCCATGGCCCTCTTTTCCTTTTCCAAATTTGGTTTGTCCACTCCCGTCAATATGATGACTGGAATATCCCTTGTTACATCGTTGAATCTGAGATTATTCAAAACAGAGTGTCCACTTCCGACAGGCATCATCAGATCTAATATAATCAAATCCGGTTTTTCTTTTTGGGCCAGCTCAATAACACGCACACCTTCGTGAGCAACAAGCGTATCGAATCCCTCTTCTTCCAACCTCATTTTTAGCATGTCAACCATGTCAACATCATCATCAGCAATCAGGATTTTGTATTTTTTATTCATAATCACACTGAAACCACAAATAAAGTTAGGAATCAACAGTAACAAATTGGATTCTTCGCGGAGTTTACCCTGAGCCCGAGCAGATTCTTCGCTTCGCTCAGAATGACAAAGCGAAGGGCTCAGAATGACAGAACGCTAAAAGGATTTATCAAAGATTGAAATAACCGGACGGGATATAAACCCAGAATGGCGTGGGCAAAAGAGAGGATTCCAAGAAAAATTAAAAAAAACAGGTAAAAAACGGCTTCTCGCGACCATTGGTAAATCTGCCTTTTCAAATGGAGCAGGTAGAAAAAGGGAAGCCACAAGGCAATCAACAACAGCAGATACAAGAAAGCATATTCCCGCGGAATAAATGGCGCAAAAATTAGCCACAGGATCATCGCGAGACCGCAGGCCATCAAACAAAAATTATCGCCTCTTTCCGTCATGAAGATCCCTGTATTTACACGCAACAAACACCACTCCCGCCGCCAGATAGCAGGCGGAGATATTAATGAGGACATCATGCCATTCTGCCATACGGTTCGGTAACAGGCCCTGAAGTCCTTCATCCCCCAATGCAAACAAAGAACAAAGTATAATGGTGCGTCCGATCAAAACAATCCCATCAGAGGAAAAACGAAAGGCAAGATAAATCAAAAGATAAAGCAAACCGTATTCCAGAAAATGAAGGCGATCCAAGGTCTCTTCCATTCTTTGTATGGCGCCTTGAAACAATATACCCAAACCGAGCAGAAGGCCGTAAGCCTCCGCCTTGCGAATTTTCAATTTGAAATAAAGAAAATAGATAAGAAAAAGAGCACTCAATGCATAGGTCCATCCGACAAAAGAACCCAACGCATTTCTTTTGGAAAGATAAAGGCCGAGAAACGGCGTGAAATAGAGACCCGCGTAAACCAAAGCCACATAGGCGCCGACAAACCCCCAAGCTTTTCTGCGCGTTAGTGGCATGGAAAATCAAACCTGTGCAACCTTATAAAACCATTAGGAAAATTGTCAAGAACAGCCTTTCAATAAAACCCCAAACTGCCCGTTTTTTTCGCCCGATTTATGGCCCATCCGAAAAACAAAAAACCCGATGGAAGGAAGAACGCGGAAAACAGAAGCAGACAGATTATTTCCTGTTGCAGTGCAAAAATATTTTTTCCCTCCAGAAGCGCCATGCGCATCGCTTCCAGAGAATAGGTCAGAGGAATGAACAAAGAAAATTTTTGAACCCACAGCGGAAGAATGGAAACGGGAAAATAAACGCCGGAGAGAAAACGGGAGATACCATTGAAAAAATAATTCACGGGATCTCCCCTCTTCAAAACCAATGCAAAGCCGGCTGAAAACAAACCCAAGCCCGCCAACGCCGTCACTGTCAAAACAAGAACAACAACCGCGGAAACAACATTAATGTGCGATAAATCCACTCCCAAAAAAAGACCGCCAATCAAAAGATAGGCCAACACTTTGAGAGTGGCGAAACCCAAATCCCAGAGGGCGCCTGAAAAAATAACGTCTCCCAACCGTGTCGGGGTAATGAGAATGGCTTCAAGCGTTCCCGCCCCCTGTTCTTTTTGAACGACACTGGCAAAGCTATTCAGGGCGATGGATTGGAAGCCGGCAAACGCAATGCCAATGAGGACAAAAGGGAAATAAGATCCGTAGGCCTGAAGCAGAGGACTGGCATTGCCAACGATTTTGGCAACAAAAAAGAAGGTAAAGATATTTGCAAATATCCCGATCCCCTCAAAGAAAAAGGAGGTCTTGTAACTGAAGGCTTCCAACATATCTCTTTTAAAAAAACCCCAGACTTTTCTGAAAAACATTTAAGAATCCTCCGATGTGGCTTTTTGAAATATCTGTTCCAGAGAGGCTTTGGTAAGATTGAATCGGCATTGGAGTTCTTTGAGTGTGCCGCATGCCTTGATTTTTCCCTTGTCGAGAATGGCGATTCTGTCCGCAAGACTTTGCGCTTCCTGAATCTGATGGGTGGTAAAAAAAACTGTTCTTTTTAGACTCCGCAAACTCTGCGAGTTTGCTTCGCGGCCCGGCAAAGCCGGACCTTGACTTAAACTCCGCATCAACTCTCTCAACTTTGTGGCGGCGTTGGGATCAAGACTTCTTGTGGGTTCATCCATGAAAATTAGTTTTGCATCGTGAAGAAGACTGCGGGCCAGCGCAAGGCGTTGCTTCATGCCCGTGGAATATTCCTGATATCTTTTTTCCAGATCTTCCAAACCTAGCGTGAAGGCGGCTTCTTCAATGCGCTGTCTTGCCGTCTTTCGCGGCAGATTGTAAAGCGTGGCAAAAAATTCCAGATTTTGCCTGCCGGTCAGACGCCAGTAGAAACTTCTTTCCT comes from Deltaproteobacteria bacterium and encodes:
- a CDS encoding response regulator, translating into MNKKYKILIADDDVDMVDMLKMRLEEEGFDTLVAHEGVRVIELAQKEKPDLIILDLMMPVGSGHSVLNNLRFNDVTRDIPVIILTGVDKPNLEKEKRAMGVEDYIRKPYETVSLTNRIRTILSQKQTRQKK
- a CDS encoding undecaprenyl-diphosphate phosphatase; this translates as MLTWYKAIVLGFIQGATEFFPVSSSAHLVIAQNWMGIRESAQTMAAFDVSLHVGTLVAAILFFRWDLAWLIGVWIKPWRAKLKTKQIPTVVKESSARRLGGLVILGIIPVCFVGVFFHQFFEDLFSDTMMVALFLLITGAIINATRKVQNNTVLLENIIFKQALLIGIAQIFSILPGISRSGTSISAGLFVKLNPESSFRFSFFMMIPIVGGAVILELRHLSHMAPPMILSAFLGAVMAGFVGYNCIGLMLRWMRQGKFANFAYYCWTLGTLVILKEMFF
- a CDS encoding HEPN domain-containing protein; this translates as MTLRDVSKVVKYWLESAEHDLEMARALFHTGKYDYCLFLCHLSLEKLLKAMVTRAIKDHPPYTHNLLYLAAKTNLQLSKAQIELLDQINKFNMEARYPEDLQAFYKKVDKIYSRKYLEATKEIWKWFRKKSEM
- a CDS encoding ABC transporter permease, with amino-acid sequence MFFRKVWGFFKRDMLEAFSYKTSFFFEGIGIFANIFTFFFVAKIVGNASPLLQAYGSYFPFVLIGIAFAGFQSIALNSFASVVQKEQGAGTLEAILITPTRLGDVIFSGALWDLGFATLKVLAYLLIGGLFLGVDLSHINVVSAVVVLVLTVTALAGLGLFSAGFALVLKRGDPVNYFFNGISRFLSGVYFPVSILPLWVQKFSLFIPLTYSLEAMRMALLEGKNIFALQQEIICLLLFSAFFLPSGFLFFGWAINRAKKTGSLGFY
- a CDS encoding ABC transporter ATP-binding protein, encoding MVLAVETKKLTKFFGRSATVALDGVDLEVPAGEIFALLGPNGAGKTTLIKILCSLILPDSGEASVYGLNVVKNPAEVRSLLSLVVGEERSFYWRLTGRQNLEFFATLYNLPRKTARQRIEEAAFTLGLEDLEKRYQEYSTGMKQRLALARSLLHDAKLIFMDEPTRSLDPNAATKLRELMRSLSQGPALPGREANSQSLRSLKRTVFFTTHQIQEAQSLADRIAILDKGKIKACGTLKELQCRFNLTKASLEQIFQKATSEDS
- the vanZ gene encoding VanZ family protein; translated protein: MPLTRRKAWGFVGAYVALVYAGLYFTPFLGLYLSKRNALGSFVGWTYALSALFLIYFLYFKLKIRKAEAYGLLLGLGILFQGAIQRMEETLDRLHFLEYGLLYLLIYLAFRFSSDGIVLIGRTIILCSLFALGDEGLQGLLPNRMAEWHDVLINISACYLAAGVVFVACKYRDLHDGKRR